In Burkholderia contaminans, the following proteins share a genomic window:
- a CDS encoding fimbrial protein, with product MKKSILTAVALAALSTSAFAAGTGTINFTGEIVAGACGIDSGSVNQTVNLGKVPTNVFKQAGDKSTPTNFDIKLTDCDTSVAQNAYFTFTGTSSAGQPKLLATIGSATNVGIRLQAASGEYLDNGAEQKAPTVLQNGTNIARFAAMYEATAAGVTPGTADGVANFTVRYQ from the coding sequence ATGAAAAAATCCATCCTGACCGCTGTCGCACTCGCGGCCCTGTCGACCTCGGCCTTCGCAGCGGGCACCGGCACGATCAACTTCACGGGCGAGATCGTCGCGGGCGCATGCGGCATCGATTCGGGCTCGGTCAACCAGACCGTGAACCTCGGCAAGGTGCCGACCAACGTGTTCAAGCAGGCCGGCGACAAGTCCACGCCGACCAACTTCGACATCAAGCTGACCGACTGCGACACGAGCGTCGCGCAGAACGCGTACTTCACGTTCACGGGCACGTCGAGCGCAGGCCAGCCGAAGCTGCTCGCGACGATCGGTTCGGCGACCAACGTCGGTATCCGCCTGCAGGCAGCGTCGGGTGAATACCTCGACAACGGCGCCGAACAGAAGGCACCGACCGTGCTGCAGAACGGCACGAACATCGCGCGCTTCGCTGCGATGTACGAAGCGACCGCAGCCGGCGTGACGCCGGGTACCGCCGACGGCGTCGCGAACTTCACGGTTCGCTACCAGTAA
- a CDS encoding fimbria/pilus outer membrane usher protein, whose translation MLVVGSQSHATEFNSSFLNIDGSNNVDLSQFSQADFTLPGEYMLDVQVNDLFYGLQAIEFIAVDTSGAGKPCLPPELVAQFGLKPSLLKDLPRFQGGRCVDLGAIEGATVRYLKSDGRLKITIPQAALEFTDSTYLPPSRWSEGIPGAMLDYRVIANTNRNFGTGGRQTNSIQAYGTVGANWDAWRFRGDYQAQSNVGNTAYADRTFRFSRLYAFRALPSIQSTVTFGDDYLTSDIFDTFALTGASIRSDDRMLPPSLRGYAPLISGVARTNATVTVSQAGRVLYVTRVSPGAFALQNINTSVQGTLDVAVEEEDGSVQRFQVTTAAVPFLARAGQLRYKAAVGKPRQFGGAGITPFFGFGEIAYGLPFDVTAYGGFIAASGYTSIALGLGRDFGAFGALSADVTHARAKLWWNGATRNGNSYRINYSKHFDGLDADVRFFGYRFSEREYTNFAQFSGDPTAYGLANSKQRYSATLSKRFGDTSTYFSYDQTTYWERANEQRVGLTLTRAFSIGTLRNLNVSVSAFRTQSAGASGNQVSVTATLPIGGRHTVTSNLTTGSGSTSVNAGYIYDDPSGRTYQVNAGATDGRASANASYRQRSSAYQLTAQASTLANAYAAASLEVDGSFVATQYGVSAHANGNAGDTRLLVSTDGVPDVPLSGTLSHTDSRGYAVLDGISPYNVYDATVNVEKLPLEVQVTNPIQRMVLTDGAIGFVKFSAARGSNLYLTLTDPAGKPLPFGASVQDVANGKELGIVGEGGAAFLTQVQPKSTLAVRAGERTLCTIDALPNQLQLEGTPIPVTCQTPGESHAAAARVER comes from the coding sequence GTGCTGGTGGTCGGCAGCCAGAGCCATGCGACGGAATTCAATTCGTCGTTCCTGAACATCGATGGCTCGAACAACGTCGACCTGTCGCAGTTCTCCCAGGCGGACTTCACGCTGCCGGGCGAGTACATGCTCGACGTGCAGGTCAACGACCTGTTCTACGGGCTGCAGGCGATCGAATTCATCGCCGTCGACACGTCGGGGGCGGGCAAGCCGTGCCTGCCGCCGGAACTCGTCGCGCAGTTCGGGCTGAAGCCGTCGCTCCTGAAGGACCTGCCGCGCTTCCAGGGCGGACGTTGCGTCGACCTCGGCGCGATCGAGGGCGCGACCGTGCGCTACCTTAAAAGCGACGGGCGGCTCAAGATCACGATTCCGCAGGCCGCGCTCGAGTTCACCGATTCGACCTACCTGCCGCCGTCGCGCTGGTCCGAGGGGATTCCGGGTGCGATGCTCGACTATCGCGTGATCGCGAACACGAACCGCAACTTCGGGACGGGCGGCCGCCAGACGAATTCGATCCAGGCCTACGGGACGGTGGGCGCGAACTGGGATGCATGGCGCTTTCGCGGCGACTACCAGGCGCAATCGAACGTGGGCAATACGGCCTACGCGGACCGCACGTTCCGCTTCAGCCGGCTTTATGCATTTCGTGCGTTGCCGTCGATCCAGTCGACGGTGACGTTCGGCGACGACTACCTGACTTCCGACATCTTCGACACGTTCGCGTTGACGGGCGCGTCGATCCGCAGCGACGATCGCATGCTGCCGCCGTCGCTGCGCGGCTATGCGCCGCTGATCTCGGGCGTCGCGCGCACCAACGCGACCGTGACCGTTTCACAGGCAGGCCGCGTGTTGTACGTGACGCGCGTGTCGCCGGGCGCGTTCGCGCTGCAGAACATCAATACGAGCGTGCAGGGCACGCTCGACGTCGCGGTCGAGGAAGAGGACGGCAGCGTGCAGCGCTTCCAGGTGACGACGGCCGCCGTGCCGTTCCTCGCGCGCGCCGGGCAATTGCGCTACAAGGCCGCCGTCGGCAAGCCGCGCCAGTTCGGTGGCGCCGGCATCACGCCGTTCTTCGGCTTTGGCGAAATCGCCTACGGCCTGCCGTTCGACGTCACGGCGTACGGCGGCTTCATCGCCGCGTCGGGTTATACGTCGATCGCGCTCGGCCTGGGCCGCGATTTCGGCGCGTTCGGCGCGCTGTCGGCCGACGTCACGCATGCGCGGGCGAAGCTGTGGTGGAACGGCGCGACCCGCAACGGCAACTCGTACCGCATCAACTATTCGAAGCACTTCGACGGGCTCGATGCCGACGTGCGCTTCTTCGGCTATCGCTTCTCCGAGCGCGAATACACGAACTTCGCACAGTTCTCGGGCGACCCGACCGCGTACGGCCTCGCCAACAGCAAGCAACGCTACTCGGCGACGCTGTCGAAGCGTTTCGGCGATACCTCGACCTATTTCTCGTACGACCAGACGACCTACTGGGAACGCGCGAACGAGCAGCGCGTCGGCCTCACGCTGACGCGGGCGTTCTCGATCGGCACGCTGCGCAACCTGAACGTGAGCGTGTCGGCGTTTCGCACGCAGAGCGCCGGTGCAAGCGGCAACCAGGTCTCGGTCACCGCGACGTTGCCGATCGGCGGCCGTCACACCGTCACGTCGAACCTGACGACGGGCAGCGGCAGCACGAGCGTGAACGCGGGCTACATCTACGACGATCCGAGCGGCCGTACGTACCAGGTCAACGCGGGTGCGACCGACGGGCGCGCGTCGGCGAACGCGAGCTACCGCCAGCGCTCGTCCGCGTATCAGCTGACCGCGCAGGCGTCGACGCTCGCCAACGCGTATGCGGCGGCATCGCTCGAAGTCGACGGTTCGTTCGTCGCGACGCAATACGGCGTGTCGGCGCACGCGAACGGCAATGCGGGCGATACGCGCCTGCTGGTGTCGACCGACGGCGTGCCGGATGTGCCGCTGTCGGGCACGCTCTCGCATACCGATTCGCGCGGCTATGCGGTGCTCGACGGCATCTCGCCGTACAACGTGTACGACGCGACCGTCAACGTCGAGAAGCTGCCGCTCGAAGTGCAGGTGACGAACCCGATCCAGCGCATGGTGCTGACCGACGGCGCGATCGGCTTCGTGAAGTTTTCCGCCGCGCGCGGCAGCAACCTGTACCTGACGCTGACCGACCCGGCCGGCAAGCCGCTGCCGTTCGGTGCATCGGTGCAGGACGTGGCGAACGGCAAGGAACTCGGCATCGTCGGCGAGGGCGGTGCGGCGTTCCTGACCCAGGTTCAGCCGAAGTCCACGCTGGCGGTGCGGGCGGGCGAACGCACGCTCTGCACGATCGACGCGCTGCCGAACCAGCTCCAACTCGAAGGCACGCCGATTCCGGTGACGTGCCAGACGCCCGGCGAGTCGCATGCAGCGGCTGCGCGGGTCGAACGATGA
- a CDS encoding fimbrial biogenesis chaperone, with protein sequence MKNSFSLSFPLRAWCVLATAGTLFAGAAQAAIVPDRTRVIFNEGEQAAIVTITNKSATYPYLVQSWLEDANGNKITSPLMVVPPLQRVEANERNVLRIAKLPGTELPADRETVFYLNIREVPPKTDTPNTLQIALHTQMKLFYRPKAVQPAREVDWTLPMTLRVDSAAHTLVFDNPTPYHITIVNLAAGAQKTQVPLEPVMVSPMSRTDVPFKAATPSTLFVTHVDDYGGQVAVEYACEAGACKSVKK encoded by the coding sequence ATGAAAAACAGCTTCTCCCTTTCCTTTCCGCTGCGCGCATGGTGCGTGCTCGCAACCGCCGGTACGCTGTTCGCAGGCGCCGCGCAAGCGGCGATCGTGCCTGACCGCACGCGCGTGATCTTCAACGAAGGCGAACAGGCCGCGATCGTCACGATCACCAACAAGAGCGCGACGTACCCGTATCTCGTGCAGTCGTGGCTCGAGGACGCGAACGGCAACAAGATCACGTCGCCGCTGATGGTCGTGCCGCCGCTGCAGCGCGTCGAGGCGAACGAGCGCAACGTGCTGCGGATCGCGAAGCTGCCGGGCACCGAGCTGCCGGCCGATCGCGAAACCGTGTTCTACCTGAACATCCGCGAAGTGCCGCCGAAGACGGATACGCCGAACACGCTGCAGATCGCGCTGCACACGCAGATGAAGCTGTTCTATCGCCCGAAGGCCGTGCAGCCGGCGCGCGAAGTGGACTGGACGCTGCCGATGACGTTGCGGGTCGACTCGGCCGCGCACACGCTCGTGTTCGACAATCCGACGCCGTATCACATCACGATCGTCAACCTGGCTGCGGGGGCGCAGAAGACGCAGGTGCCGCTGGAGCCGGTGATGGTGAGCCCGATGAGCAGGACGGACGTGCCGTTCAAGGCCGCGACGCCGTCGACGCTGTTCGTCACGCATGTGGACGACTACGGTGGCCAGGTGGCGGTGGAGTATGCGTGTGAGGCAGGTGCTTGCAAGAGCGTGAAGAAATGA
- a CDS encoding fimbrial protein, translating to MSGGARQRVSPLAAWLRWAVLAMLIAAVQPAWALRCLSDGGADSLTEPIGGVASYPTDAQDGYVIWVSPPRTTTGYCYKDYGGDALKFSEKVYFYANPRSQDPAAWGLEIGIRYGGQDYFGLGSGPSARVETNTTVGTCSQWDFDRGRCEKVPLSITYQVVIRKKGQWMQPPNDIYAVFQFDGKYGLNAARSSFQYRLSGLSRLKPTPCLVDVLVTPEPGIVNFGQVQASGNGFLPAVPRRRFSLSLTKKCSIPIRVDGYFEATKGTVQNGLLVPAANSNFGIGLEDSQGKPIEFNKQFTLTQFAANVANQTVLLDAVLKSFGPPKIGPFDASATIRIFLY from the coding sequence ATGAGCGGGGGCGCAAGACAACGCGTGTCGCCGCTCGCGGCATGGTTGCGCTGGGCCGTGCTCGCGATGCTGATCGCGGCGGTGCAGCCGGCATGGGCGCTGCGCTGCCTGAGCGACGGCGGCGCGGATTCGCTGACCGAACCGATCGGCGGTGTCGCATCGTATCCGACGGACGCGCAGGACGGGTACGTGATCTGGGTATCGCCGCCGCGCACGACGACGGGCTACTGCTACAAGGACTACGGCGGGGACGCGCTGAAGTTTTCCGAGAAGGTTTACTTCTACGCGAACCCGAGATCGCAGGATCCCGCCGCATGGGGACTGGAAATCGGCATTCGCTATGGTGGCCAGGACTATTTCGGCCTGGGTAGCGGACCGAGCGCGCGCGTGGAAACCAACACGACAGTAGGCACGTGTTCGCAATGGGACTTTGACCGGGGGCGCTGCGAGAAGGTGCCGCTCAGCATTACCTATCAGGTGGTGATACGCAAGAAGGGCCAATGGATGCAGCCGCCGAACGATATCTATGCGGTCTTTCAGTTCGACGGCAAATACGGCCTCAACGCGGCCCGATCGAGTTTTCAGTACCGGCTGAGCGGGTTGTCGCGCCTGAAGCCGACGCCCTGCCTGGTCGACGTGCTGGTGACGCCCGAGCCCGGCATCGTCAATTTCGGCCAGGTGCAGGCGTCCGGCAATGGCTTCCTGCCGGCAGTGCCGCGCCGGCGGTTCTCGTTGTCGCTGACGAAGAAATGCAGCATCCCGATTCGCGTCGACGGTTATTTCGAGGCGACCAAGGGCACCGTGCAGAATGGTTTGCTGGTGCCGGCGGCGAACAGCAATTTCGGGATCGGCCTCGAGGATAGCCAGGGCAAGCCGATCGAATTCAACAAGCAGTTCACGCTCACGCAGTTTGCGGCCAACGTCGCGAATCAGACCGTGTTGCTCGATGCGGTGCTCAAGTCGTTCGGACCACCGAAGATCGGGCCGTTCGACGCGTCCGCCACGATCCGGATTTTCCTGTATTGA
- a CDS encoding HHHH-motif protein: protein MKTLLKTLTVAALAAAVLVPVIAEAHPHRVCHFEHHHHKVCRWVR, encoded by the coding sequence ATGAAGACGCTACTCAAAACCCTGACCGTCGCGGCGCTCGCCGCCGCCGTACTCGTGCCGGTCATCGCCGAAGCGCATCCGCACCGCGTGTGTCACTTCGAGCATCACCATCACAAGGTTTGTCGCTGGGTGCGGTAA
- a CDS encoding RNA polymerase factor sigma-70, translated as MAMAEVLDRPAAAAANPFLGSYPDRPPRARRTAEPRAQGALLDVLISHRAMLVNVARGFVGCASRAEDVVHDVFVKLVEFPNQDAVRQPVAYVTRMVRNASIDACRRQSLENVYHTEEDDGFDVPSPEPTPEAALLTRDTLRRVWAALDDLPARSRAAFEMVRLREETLQTAARALNVSQTLVHFMVRDAERHCAECLDACHRGVECPVFLGGRARRR; from the coding sequence ATGGCGATGGCGGAAGTGCTCGACCGACCGGCGGCGGCAGCGGCAAACCCGTTCCTCGGCAGTTATCCCGACCGGCCGCCGCGTGCGCGCCGCACCGCGGAGCCTCGTGCGCAGGGCGCGTTGCTCGACGTGCTGATCTCGCATCGCGCGATGCTCGTCAATGTCGCGCGCGGCTTCGTCGGCTGCGCGAGCCGCGCCGAGGACGTCGTGCACGACGTGTTCGTGAAGCTCGTCGAATTCCCGAACCAGGATGCGGTGCGCCAGCCGGTCGCGTACGTGACGCGGATGGTGCGCAATGCGTCGATCGACGCGTGCCGCCGGCAAAGCCTCGAGAACGTCTATCACACGGAAGAGGACGACGGCTTCGACGTGCCGTCGCCCGAGCCGACGCCGGAAGCCGCGCTGCTGACCCGCGACACGCTGCGGCGCGTGTGGGCGGCGCTCGACGATCTGCCGGCGCGCAGCCGTGCAGCCTTCGAGATGGTGCGGCTGCGCGAGGAGACGCTGCAGACCGCGGCGCGCGCGCTGAACGTGTCGCAGACGCTCGTGCATTTCATGGTGCGCGACGCGGAGCGTCACTGCGCGGAATGCCTCGACGCGTGCCATCGCGGCGTCGAGTGCCCGGTGTTCCTGGGCGGCCGCGCACGGCGCCGGTAA
- a CDS encoding MbtH family protein, with product MTQAPTPSADTDDLVYTVVINDEEQYSIWPTFRPVPAGWREVGVSGPKADCLAHIETVWTDMRPASLRRAMDGERASRAS from the coding sequence ATGACGCAAGCCCCGACGCCTTCCGCCGACACCGACGATCTCGTCTACACGGTCGTCATCAACGACGAAGAACAGTATTCGATCTGGCCGACGTTCCGGCCCGTGCCGGCCGGCTGGCGCGAAGTCGGCGTGAGCGGCCCGAAAGCCGACTGCCTCGCGCACATCGAGACCGTCTGGACCGACATGCGCCCCGCGAGCCTGCGCCGCGCGATGGACGGCGAGCGCGCATCGCGCGCGTCGTGA
- a CDS encoding TauD/TfdA family dioxygenase, which yields MTLLSLPTLDDLHIEPGLPTVVSPRGDDGMSIDDVAPLAREIAADTLERAGGVLFTGFHVPSIDAFQQFAASFGDPLIGYEYASTPRSQVEGAVYTSTEYPPHRAIPLHNEQSYTREWPLRIWFHCALAAPKGGATPIADSRAVYRALDPALIARFEKRELLYVRNFGQGLDLPWQQSFGTDEPAEVERMCAARGIECAWRTDDDGELLLRTRERCQAVARHPRTGDRVWFNQANLFHLSALDDDMQEALVDAVGLENVPRNVYYGDGEPLEADALAEIRGVLDQQRIVFPWRTGDVLMLDNMLTAHARDPFEGPRKVVVAMAQSYTVPRDRTED from the coding sequence ATGACCCTGCTTTCGTTGCCGACGCTCGACGACCTGCATATCGAGCCGGGGCTGCCCACCGTCGTGTCGCCGCGCGGCGACGACGGGATGTCGATCGACGACGTCGCGCCGCTCGCGCGCGAGATCGCGGCCGACACGCTCGAACGGGCGGGCGGCGTGTTGTTCACGGGCTTTCACGTGCCGTCGATCGATGCGTTCCAGCAATTCGCGGCATCGTTCGGCGATCCGCTGATCGGCTATGAATATGCGTCGACGCCGCGCAGCCAGGTGGAAGGCGCGGTCTATACGTCGACCGAATACCCGCCGCACCGCGCGATTCCGCTGCACAACGAGCAGTCGTACACGCGCGAATGGCCGCTGCGGATCTGGTTTCACTGCGCGCTCGCCGCGCCGAAAGGCGGTGCGACGCCGATCGCGGACAGCCGCGCCGTCTATCGCGCGCTCGATCCTGCGCTGATCGCGCGCTTCGAGAAGCGCGAGCTGCTGTACGTGCGCAATTTCGGGCAGGGGCTCGACCTGCCGTGGCAGCAGTCGTTCGGCACCGACGAGCCGGCCGAAGTCGAGCGGATGTGCGCGGCGCGCGGCATCGAGTGCGCCTGGCGCACCGACGACGACGGCGAGCTGCTGCTGCGTACCCGCGAACGCTGCCAGGCCGTCGCACGCCATCCGCGCACCGGCGACCGCGTGTGGTTCAACCAGGCGAACCTGTTTCACCTGTCGGCGCTCGACGACGACATGCAGGAAGCGCTCGTCGACGCGGTCGGGCTCGAGAACGTGCCGCGCAACGTGTATTACGGCGACGGCGAACCGCTCGAAGCCGATGCGCTCGCGGAGATTCGCGGCGTGCTCGACCAGCAGCGCATCGTGTTCCCGTGGCGCACGGGCGACGTGCTGATGCTCGACAACATGCTGACCGCGCATGCGCGCGACCCGTTCGAGGGGCCGCGCAAGGTCGTGGTCGCGATGGCGCAGAGTTATACGGTCCCGCGCGACCGAACGGAGGATTGA
- a CDS encoding ABC transporter ATP-binding protein has protein sequence MTRSTAALAARGLSVGYRDHVVIDGLDLSIAAGRVTALCGPNGCGKSTLLRTLAGLQPARAGHVEVNGQPLAAFRRRALARELTMLAQFNQIPSGLTVRELVAYGRYAYGGFLRGLSRADHAAIDEALDTSGLAGDAERDVGALSGGERQRAWIAMALAQQAPIVLLDEPTTYLDIHHQLDILDALRTLNRTRGLTIVWVLHDLNQAAAYSDEIVLMRAGRLVAQGTPDAMLDPARLRAAFGVEMLKLSHPQTGAPMCVPAYGRTTDGVPQAAGIFDRDLAV, from the coding sequence ATGACGCGTAGTACCGCCGCGCTTGCCGCGCGCGGGCTGTCGGTAGGGTATCGCGACCATGTCGTGATCGACGGGCTGGACCTGTCGATCGCGGCCGGCCGCGTAACCGCGCTGTGCGGACCGAACGGCTGCGGCAAGAGCACGCTGCTGCGCACGCTCGCGGGCCTGCAGCCCGCGCGTGCCGGCCATGTCGAAGTGAACGGCCAGCCGCTCGCGGCGTTTCGCCGTCGCGCGCTCGCGCGCGAGCTCACGATGCTCGCGCAGTTCAACCAGATTCCGTCGGGCCTCACGGTGCGCGAGCTCGTCGCGTACGGACGTTATGCGTACGGCGGCTTCCTGCGCGGCCTGTCGAGGGCCGACCATGCGGCGATCGACGAGGCGCTCGACACGAGCGGCCTCGCGGGCGACGCGGAGCGCGACGTCGGCGCGCTGTCGGGCGGCGAGCGCCAGCGCGCATGGATCGCGATGGCGCTCGCGCAGCAGGCGCCTATCGTGCTGCTCGACGAACCGACGACCTATCTCGACATCCATCACCAGCTCGACATCCTCGATGCGCTGCGCACGCTGAACCGCACGCGCGGGCTGACGATCGTGTGGGTGCTGCACGACCTGAACCAGGCGGCCGCGTACAGCGACGAGATCGTGCTGATGCGCGCGGGTCGCCTCGTCGCGCAGGGCACGCCCGACGCGATGCTCGATCCGGCGCGGCTGCGCGCGGCGTTCGGCGTCGAGATGCTGAAGCTTTCGCATCCGCAGACGGGCGCGCCGATGTGCGTGCCGGCCTACGGGCGGACGACCGACGGCGTGCCGCAGGCAGCCGGCATCTTCGACCGGGATCTCGCCGTATGA
- the fhuF gene encoding siderophore-iron reductase FhuF: protein MTPALDGARATRFSTFAPEPFAEHLDVVWLGMPDDAHDAPGRIVVPVSALPAHRDIVLDAMVGHYGGDPAQHARALMSQWSKYYFGRAAPAGVVAALTLGRPLDMTPERTFVALDDGMPAALYFPHDALGAPCDDPAPRYAGLVAHLGTVIDLLAAMGRVTPRVLWSNAGNLLDYLLDTYRSLPSVADPVRDADWLFGSSCVHGEPNPLRAPVRDAVPRSALLPTPFRARRVCCLRYEIPGETQLCGSCPLLLTMDDAALAEQDAIR from the coding sequence ATGACGCCCGCGCTCGACGGCGCGCGCGCCACGCGTTTTTCGACATTCGCGCCCGAACCGTTCGCCGAACACCTCGACGTCGTCTGGCTCGGCATGCCGGACGACGCTCACGATGCACCGGGCCGTATCGTCGTACCCGTGAGCGCGTTGCCCGCGCACCGCGACATCGTGCTCGACGCGATGGTCGGCCATTACGGCGGCGATCCGGCGCAGCATGCGCGCGCGCTGATGTCGCAATGGAGCAAATACTATTTCGGCCGCGCGGCGCCGGCCGGCGTCGTCGCCGCGCTGACGCTCGGCCGGCCGCTCGACATGACGCCCGAGCGGACGTTCGTCGCGCTCGACGACGGGATGCCCGCCGCGCTGTATTTCCCGCACGATGCGCTCGGCGCACCGTGCGACGACCCGGCGCCCCGCTATGCGGGGCTCGTCGCGCATCTCGGCACGGTGATCGACCTGCTCGCGGCGATGGGCCGCGTCACGCCGCGCGTGCTGTGGAGCAACGCGGGCAATCTGCTCGACTATCTGCTCGATACGTATCGTTCGCTGCCATCCGTGGCCGATCCCGTGCGCGATGCGGACTGGCTGTTCGGGTCGAGCTGCGTGCACGGCGAGCCGAATCCGCTGCGCGCCCCCGTGCGCGATGCCGTGCCGCGCTCGGCGCTGCTGCCGACGCCGTTTCGCGCGCGCCGCGTGTGCTGCCTGCGCTATGAAATTCCCGGAGAAACGCAACTGTGTGGAAGCTGCCCCTTGCTACTGACGATGGACGACGCGGCGCTGGCCGAGCAGGACGCGATCCGGTGA
- a CDS encoding ABC transporter substrate-binding protein has translation MTNSGRRHALGALAALGAACCGALSAPSRAVAATLDVHRAQGVRTPGAVSLAGNPVVSQASATMPVCPQRVVALDFMFAESVIALDIVPVGMADTAFYPGWLGYQSDRLANVTDIGSRQEPGLEAIAAVKPDLIIGVGFRHAPIFDALDRIAPTILFQFSPNVSDGGVPVTQLDWMRQIFRTIGAVTGRDARAQAVDAQLDAGIARNAARLAAAGRKGERVALLQDLGLPDRYWAYTGNSTSAGLARALGLDPWPKKPTREGTLYVTSADLLRQRDLAVMFVTASGMDVPLSAKLDSPVWRFVPAMKEHRIALIERNIWGFGGPMSALKLADVMTDTMLKLPAAR, from the coding sequence GTGACGAATAGCGGCCGCCGGCACGCGCTCGGCGCACTCGCGGCGCTCGGCGCCGCGTGCTGCGGCGCGCTTTCCGCTCCGTCCCGCGCGGTTGCCGCGACGCTCGATGTCCATCGTGCTCAGGGCGTACGTACGCCGGGGGCGGTGTCGCTGGCCGGCAATCCCGTCGTGTCGCAGGCGAGCGCGACGATGCCGGTGTGCCCGCAACGCGTGGTCGCGCTCGACTTCATGTTCGCGGAAAGCGTGATCGCGCTCGACATCGTGCCGGTGGGGATGGCCGATACCGCGTTCTATCCGGGCTGGCTCGGTTATCAAAGCGACCGGCTCGCGAACGTGACCGATATCGGGTCGCGCCAGGAGCCGGGCCTCGAAGCGATCGCGGCGGTCAAGCCGGACCTGATCATCGGTGTCGGTTTCCGGCATGCGCCGATTTTCGATGCGCTCGACCGGATCGCGCCGACGATCCTGTTTCAATTCAGTCCGAACGTGTCGGACGGCGGCGTGCCGGTCACGCAGCTCGACTGGATGCGGCAGATCTTCCGGACGATCGGTGCGGTGACGGGGCGCGACGCACGTGCGCAGGCGGTCGATGCGCAGCTCGATGCGGGCATCGCGCGCAATGCGGCGCGGCTCGCGGCCGCGGGCCGCAAGGGCGAGCGCGTCGCGCTGCTGCAGGATCTCGGCTTGCCCGACCGCTACTGGGCCTATACGGGCAACAGCACGTCGGCGGGCCTCGCACGGGCGCTCGGGCTCGATCCGTGGCCGAAGAAGCCGACGCGGGAAGGCACGCTGTACGTAACGTCCGCCGACTTGCTCAGGCAGCGCGACCTGGCCGTGATGTTCGTGACCGCATCGGGGATGGACGTGCCGCTGTCCGCGAAACTCGATTCGCCGGTGTGGCGCTTCGTGCCCGCAATGAAGGAACACCGGATCGCGCTGATCGAACGCAACATCTGGGGGTTCGGCGGGCCGATGTCGGCGCTGAAGCTGGCCGACGTGATGACCGATACGATGCTGAAGCTGCCGGCCGCGCGTTGA